A single window of Elusimicrobiota bacterium DNA harbors:
- the pstS_1 gene encoding Phosphate-binding protein PstS, translating to MRNLKKLSCWLRIFGAATVFLSATSQALTDTRLNGAGATFPYPIYSKWFDEYQKKYPEVQINYQSIGSGGGIRQLIAKTIDFGATDKSMSDSEMAKVDGKTLHIPTVVGGVVPAFNLPGIENLNFTGPILADIFLGKITTWDDSAIAALNPGIDLPDTTITVVHRSDGSGTTFCFTDYLAKISEEWQQQVGTGMSVNWPIGIGGKGNEGVAGLVRQSPNSLGYVELVYAKHNNIPFGAVKNKRGKFIKATVETLSAAAASTRMPVDFRVSITDADGENSYPISTYTWLLLNERNRDGKGAVLKEFLYWMLNDGQSYVTKLDFAPLPTEVNAMVREAIGIIQ from the coding sequence ATGAGAAATCTAAAAAAACTATCTTGTTGGCTGCGAATTTTTGGTGCCGCCACGGTTTTTTTGTCCGCTACAAGCCAGGCCCTGACAGATACCCGACTCAATGGAGCAGGGGCGACGTTCCCATACCCGATCTACAGTAAATGGTTCGACGAGTACCAAAAGAAATACCCGGAAGTTCAGATCAATTATCAATCCATTGGATCAGGGGGAGGGATTCGTCAGCTCATCGCTAAAACAATTGACTTCGGTGCCACAGATAAATCAATGTCGGACAGTGAGATGGCGAAAGTGGATGGAAAAACTTTACATATCCCCACAGTGGTGGGGGGAGTGGTTCCAGCTTTCAATTTGCCTGGAATCGAAAATTTAAATTTTACAGGGCCCATACTGGCTGATATATTCCTTGGAAAAATCACAACCTGGGACGATTCGGCGATCGCGGCCCTCAATCCGGGGATTGATCTTCCCGACACTACGATAACGGTGGTCCACCGTTCAGATGGATCCGGTACCACCTTCTGTTTTACGGATTATCTCGCGAAGATCAGCGAGGAATGGCAGCAACAGGTCGGGACTGGGATGTCCGTCAATTGGCCGATCGGGATTGGAGGAAAAGGCAATGAAGGAGTCGCCGGATTGGTTCGTCAGTCACCCAACTCGTTGGGTTACGTTGAGTTGGTCTATGCCAAGCACAACAATATTCCCTTTGGAGCGGTGAAAAATAAGCGCGGCAAGTTTATTAAGGCCACCGTTGAGACCCTGTCTGCGGCCGCGGCTTCGACCCGAATGCCGGTTGATTTTCGCGTTTCCATCACCGACGCGGATGGTGAAAACAGTTATCCCATCTCAACATATACCTGGCTTCTCTTGAATGAACGAAATCGCGATGGCAAGGGGGCCGTCCTCAAAGAATTTTTGTATTGGATGTTGAACGATGGACAGTCCTATGTCACCAAACTTGATTTCGCTCCGCTCCCGACTGAAGTGAATGCCATGGTTCGAGAAGCCATAGGAATAATTCAATGA
- the phoP_5 gene encoding Alkaline phosphatase synthesis transcriptional regulatory protein PhoP, with product MAKEKILIVEDEKDLVKILKYNLEKEGYRPLVSYDGESGLALFRKEKPDLIILDLMLPKLDGFEFCRIARQESKVPILMLTAKSEEVDRVLGLELGADDYVSKPYSVREVMSRIKAILRRTSGSADPKTVLRAGELEVDLDRYVVKVQGKQLSISSKEFDFLKCLIGSNGKVLTRDQLLERVWGYDNSLDIDTRTVDQHIARLREKLGSEAHRVITVKNVGYRLKLD from the coding sequence ATGGCCAAAGAAAAAATACTCATTGTTGAAGACGAAAAAGACCTCGTCAAAATCCTCAAATATAATCTTGAGAAGGAAGGATATCGGCCTTTGGTTTCTTATGACGGGGAGAGTGGCCTGGCCCTCTTCCGCAAAGAAAAGCCCGATTTGATTATCTTGGATTTGATGTTGCCCAAGCTCGATGGATTTGAGTTTTGCAGGATTGCCCGACAAGAATCGAAGGTGCCCATCTTGATGTTGACCGCGAAATCTGAGGAGGTCGACCGTGTGTTGGGATTGGAATTGGGGGCCGACGATTATGTCAGCAAGCCCTACAGTGTTCGAGAAGTCATGTCGCGCATCAAAGCTATTTTAAGACGGACCAGCGGATCTGCCGATCCCAAAACTGTGTTGAGGGCCGGAGAGCTGGAGGTGGACCTGGATCGGTATGTGGTCAAGGTTCAGGGGAAACAGTTGTCCATCAGCTCCAAGGAATTTGATTTTCTTAAATGTCTTATTGGATCCAATGGAAAAGTTTTAACGCGTGATCAACTTTTGGAGCGGGTTTGGGGGTACGACAACTCTCTTGACATAGATACTCGTACCGTTGACCAACATATCGCTCGGCTGAGGGAAAAGTTGGGAAGTGAAGCCCACCGGGTTATAACGGTCAAAAATGTCGGATATCGCCTCAAATTGGATTGA
- the phoR gene encoding Alkaline phosphatase synthesis sensor protein PhoR — translation MESENNIDRSLMTTILSNMMEGVVAVDTDGRVLFINQALADLFEFDPAQAKGKHLLEVVRQNQLNVLLQNVLQDQKIRTDEVRAFNPDEHIFEAIAVPLIEKGEKVGALMVLHDVTRLRRLEQVRRDFVANVSHELRTPLAAIKGFAETLHAGALKDPKFGMDFVAAIEKQTDNMTALVEDLLDLTAIESGHQNPLKENLDLASVLQEVVEGMAPVAKRKKINIDFKIPEGLPLVFADKKHVKQIFNNLLDNALKFNFEGGRVELRAGVEGPQVKVTVTDSGLGIPAQDIPRIFERFYRVDKARSRAMGGTGLGLSIVKHLVEANGGTVTVSSSAGQGSSFTVLLPYI, via the coding sequence ATGGAGTCTGAAAACAACATCGACCGATCTCTGATGACGACCATTCTTTCCAATATGATGGAAGGTGTGGTGGCCGTTGATACCGATGGCCGAGTTTTATTTATCAATCAAGCCTTGGCTGATTTGTTTGAATTTGACCCCGCCCAAGCCAAAGGCAAACATTTGTTGGAAGTGGTTCGCCAAAACCAACTGAATGTCTTGCTGCAAAATGTGCTTCAAGATCAAAAAATCCGCACCGATGAAGTCCGCGCTTTCAACCCCGATGAACACATATTTGAAGCCATTGCCGTTCCCTTGATTGAAAAGGGGGAGAAGGTGGGCGCCCTCATGGTGTTGCACGACGTCACCCGTTTGCGGCGCCTCGAGCAAGTTCGCAGAGATTTCGTCGCCAATGTTTCCCACGAATTAAGAACGCCCTTGGCAGCCATCAAAGGTTTTGCAGAGACTCTCCATGCGGGTGCGCTGAAAGATCCCAAATTCGGTATGGATTTTGTGGCCGCCATTGAGAAACAAACGGACAATATGACGGCCCTGGTGGAAGATTTGCTTGATTTGACCGCCATAGAATCGGGACATCAAAACCCTCTCAAGGAAAATTTGGATTTGGCCAGCGTGCTTCAAGAAGTGGTGGAGGGAATGGCTCCTGTGGCGAAACGCAAGAAAATCAATATTGATTTCAAAATCCCCGAAGGCTTGCCACTGGTGTTTGCGGATAAAAAACATGTGAAACAAATTTTCAATAATTTGTTGGACAACGCTCTAAAATTTAATTTCGAAGGCGGTCGGGTGGAACTTAGGGCCGGGGTGGAAGGGCCGCAGGTCAAGGTGACCGTCACCGACTCCGGCCTTGGTATTCCCGCCCAAGACATCCCCCGCATCTTTGAACGTTTTTATCGTGTGGACAAAGCCCGCTCCCGCGCCATGGGTGGCACCGGTCTTGGACTTTCCATTGTCAAACATCTCGTGGAAGCCAACGGCGGAACGGTAACAGTGTCGAGCTCGGCGGGTCAAGGGTCCTCTTTCACGGTTCTCCTTCCTTATATTTAG
- the pstS_2 gene encoding Phosphate-binding protein PstS, giving the protein MKNAYTQEIMVLATALLMALGSTTPSLAGTTLNGAGATFPYPIYSKWFDDYHKAKPDIKINYQSIGSGGGIRQFTTKTVDFGATDGPMTEQQLFAVDGKSLHIPTVLGAVVPLFNIEGVTDLKLDGETLAGIFLGKITSWDDPALKSLNPEVNLPSERITVVHRADGSGTTYCWVDYLCKVSPEWKKKVGKGTSVNWPVGLGGKGNEGVAGLVKQTKNSIGYTEVIYAKQNKLAYAAVKNQAGKFILADIESISAAAEGAAKNMPKDFRVSITNAPGDNAYPISTFTWLLVYQNNTGSTGMVLKDFLTWMLEDGQKSAPTLGYAPLPESVKSMVKSAILSIK; this is encoded by the coding sequence ATGAAAAACGCATACACACAAGAAATCATGGTTCTGGCGACGGCGCTTCTTATGGCGCTCGGCAGCACCACCCCTTCTTTGGCTGGTACCACATTAAATGGAGCGGGCGCCACGTTCCCGTATCCCATCTACAGCAAATGGTTTGATGACTATCACAAAGCCAAACCCGACATTAAAATTAATTACCAATCCATCGGTTCTGGAGGCGGCATTCGCCAATTCACCACCAAAACTGTGGATTTCGGCGCCACCGACGGCCCCATGACCGAACAGCAATTGTTCGCCGTTGATGGAAAATCCCTTCATATCCCCACCGTCCTTGGAGCCGTTGTGCCTCTGTTTAACATCGAAGGGGTGACGGATTTAAAATTGGACGGCGAAACATTGGCCGGTATTTTTCTGGGAAAAATCACCTCCTGGGACGACCCGGCCCTCAAAAGTTTAAATCCCGAGGTCAATTTGCCCAGCGAAAGAATCACCGTGGTTCATCGCGCTGATGGTTCGGGAACCACCTATTGTTGGGTGGATTATCTCTGCAAAGTAAGCCCGGAGTGGAAAAAGAAAGTGGGAAAAGGAACTTCGGTCAATTGGCCGGTGGGTTTGGGCGGCAAAGGTAACGAAGGGGTCGCGGGGTTGGTGAAACAAACCAAAAACTCGATCGGGTATACCGAAGTCATATACGCGAAACAGAACAAACTCGCCTATGCCGCTGTCAAAAATCAGGCCGGCAAGTTTATTTTGGCGGACATTGAATCCATCAGCGCTGCCGCCGAGGGGGCTGCGAAAAACATGCCCAAGGATTTCCGTGTTTCTATCACAAATGCGCCTGGCGACAATGCCTATCCCATCTCCACCTTTACGTGGTTGTTGGTGTATCAAAACAACACGGGCTCCACGGGAATGGTTCTCAAAGATTTTCTGACCTGGATGTTGGAAGACGGCCAAAAAAGTGCCCCCACCTTGGGGTACGCTCCTTTACCGGAATCGGTCAAGAGCATGGTTAAAAGTGCGATATTGTCAATAAAGTGA
- the pstC gene encoding Phosphate transport system permease protein PstC, giving the protein MSPVEELQQSPPPLSPAAPPNPLRRIRLSERAGDRIFRWTMLAFGAMVMILAAGICWELMRNSKLAWDAFGFKFLITSVWDPVMEVYGALPFIYGTIVSSIIALMIAVPLGVGSAIFLAELAPKKVSNILTFFIELLAAIPSVILGLMGIFVLVPAVKSAQPFLTKTLGFLPFFQGHAYGIGLLTAGIILAIMILPYITSISRDVILSVPQVLKEASLGLGATHWEMVRMVVLPYARSGILGSIFLALGRALGETMAVTMVIGNTPKISLSLFDPAYSMAAVIANEFSEATSDLYVHSLIAIALTLFAITIIVNGLARLMIYKTTLSKGRRS; this is encoded by the coding sequence GTGAGCCCGGTAGAAGAACTGCAACAATCACCTCCACCTTTATCCCCGGCCGCTCCTCCTAATCCCCTTAGGAGAATCCGTCTTAGCGAGCGCGCCGGGGATAGAATTTTTAGATGGACCATGTTGGCCTTTGGCGCCATGGTGATGATTTTGGCCGCGGGCATATGCTGGGAGCTCATGCGGAATTCAAAATTGGCATGGGACGCCTTTGGTTTTAAATTTCTCATCACCAGCGTGTGGGACCCGGTCATGGAAGTTTATGGGGCTCTTCCTTTTATATATGGAACGATTGTTTCATCCATCATTGCATTGATGATTGCCGTTCCGCTCGGTGTCGGGTCCGCCATTTTTCTGGCTGAATTGGCTCCCAAAAAAGTTTCCAATATCCTCACTTTTTTCATTGAGCTCCTCGCGGCCATACCCAGCGTCATTCTGGGTCTCATGGGAATTTTTGTGCTCGTGCCGGCCGTCAAATCGGCTCAACCATTTTTAACAAAGACCTTGGGGTTCTTGCCTTTTTTTCAGGGGCATGCCTATGGTATCGGCTTGTTAACGGCGGGTATTATTTTAGCCATCATGATTCTCCCCTATATCACCAGTATTTCCAGAGACGTTATTTTGTCGGTGCCGCAAGTATTAAAGGAAGCTTCCTTGGGATTGGGCGCAACCCATTGGGAAATGGTGCGGATGGTGGTTTTGCCGTACGCGCGGTCGGGCATCTTGGGTTCAATTTTTTTGGCGTTGGGTCGCGCTTTGGGTGAAACGATGGCGGTAACGATGGTGATTGGGAACACGCCGAAGATCTCCCTGTCCTTATTTGATCCGGCCTATTCCATGGCGGCCGTGATCGCCAATGAATTTTCAGAGGCCACCTCCGATTTGTATGTCCATTCTCTGATTGCCATCGCGCTGACTTTGTTCGCTATTACCATCATTGTGAATGGTTTGGCTCGTTTGATGATTTATAAAACCACTTTAAGTAAAGGACGGCGTTCATGA
- the pstA gene encoding Phosphate transport system permease protein PstA, producing MNDLFSRRKLINNAMFTLTGVFTFFSLFSLFLILGYITYHGISSLNWNFFTKIPVPLGETGGGIANSIVGSAKVLGLACVFGIPIGVFGAVYLSEFGNNRIGFCIRYCADVLNGVPSIVMGIFAYTLVVLPMKGFSALSGSVALGIIMIPLVLRTTEEFIRLVPGSIREAALALGVPQWKVILRVVLPTASRGIMTGAILAVSRIAGETAPLIFTAFGNRFWDDGLLHPIATLPHTIFTYAIAPYDDWHRQAWAAALVLMAVVLIGNIGARVLMRSKGSASH from the coding sequence ATGAACGATCTCTTCAGCCGACGCAAACTGATCAACAATGCGATGTTCACGCTCACTGGAGTGTTTACATTTTTTTCCCTTTTTAGCTTGTTCTTGATCTTGGGATATATCACCTATCACGGAATCTCATCTCTCAATTGGAATTTCTTCACCAAGATTCCCGTGCCTCTGGGTGAAACAGGCGGGGGTATCGCAAATTCAATTGTGGGTTCGGCCAAGGTGTTGGGGCTCGCCTGCGTGTTCGGTATTCCCATTGGCGTTTTTGGCGCGGTGTATTTATCGGAATTCGGAAACAATCGGATTGGGTTTTGTATTCGATACTGCGCCGATGTGCTCAACGGTGTTCCTTCCATTGTCATGGGTATCTTTGCCTATACCTTGGTGGTGTTGCCGATGAAAGGGTTCAGCGCGCTTTCGGGCAGCGTGGCGTTGGGCATTATTATGATTCCGCTGGTCTTGCGGACAACGGAAGAATTTATTCGCCTGGTTCCCGGTAGTATTCGCGAGGCGGCCTTGGCGCTCGGTGTGCCGCAATGGAAAGTTATTTTGCGGGTTGTATTACCAACGGCTTCCCGCGGGATTATGACCGGCGCTATTCTGGCGGTGTCTCGCATTGCGGGTGAGACGGCCCCCCTCATCTTTACCGCTTTTGGAAACCGATTTTGGGACGACGGCTTGCTTCATCCCATCGCAACGCTTCCTCACACCATTTTCACTTATGCCATTGCTCCGTATGACGATTGGCATCGTCAAGCCTGGGCAGCCGCGTTGGTCCTTATGGCGGTCGTCCTGATCGGTAATATCGGCGCGCGTGTTTTGATGCGCTCCAAAGGAAGTGCCTCTCATTAA
- the pstB gene encoding Phosphate import ATP-binding protein PstB, giving the protein METIMEKENTITNIDSIDAPKPEMKIDNPTMVQKTAIDIRSLSAGYGAADILKQVDLSIFDRHITAVIGPSGCGKSTLVRCMNRMHEIHPAATYAGEILLEGKNIFEMDPVLLRQKVGMVFQRPNPFPTMSIFQNVAAGLVLNGMRDKSKLDQIVEKSLRHAALWDEVKDKLHESSLNLSGGQQQRLCIARALAVSPKVLLLDEPCSALDPIATARIEELLLELKKDLTIVIVTHNMQQAARVSDYTAFMLLGDLVEYGVTDKIFTNPTESRTQDYITGRFG; this is encoded by the coding sequence ATGGAAACTATTATGGAAAAAGAAAACACAATTACTAATATCGATTCGATTGATGCGCCCAAACCCGAAATGAAAATTGATAATCCAACGATGGTTCAGAAGACCGCTATTGACATTCGATCCTTAAGCGCTGGTTATGGCGCCGCTGACATTTTAAAGCAAGTCGATTTGTCGATCTTTGATCGGCATATCACCGCCGTGATCGGTCCGTCGGGCTGTGGAAAGTCAACTTTGGTCCGCTGTATGAACCGAATGCATGAAATTCACCCTGCCGCTACCTATGCGGGAGAAATTCTATTGGAAGGGAAAAATATTTTTGAGATGGATCCTGTTCTTTTGCGGCAGAAAGTCGGCATGGTTTTTCAACGCCCCAATCCGTTTCCCACCATGAGCATATTCCAGAATGTGGCGGCCGGTTTGGTGTTGAATGGAATGAGAGATAAATCAAAATTGGACCAGATTGTCGAAAAGAGCTTGCGGCACGCCGCATTGTGGGACGAAGTGAAAGACAAGCTGCATGAATCTTCTCTCAATTTATCTGGCGGACAACAGCAGCGGCTGTGCATTGCGCGCGCGTTGGCCGTTAGTCCGAAAGTTTTACTTTTGGACGAACCTTGCTCTGCGTTGGACCCCATCGCCACGGCACGTATTGAAGAGCTTCTCTTAGAGCTCAAAAAAGATTTAACCATCGTGATCGTTACGCACAACATGCAACAAGCCGCGCGGGTTTCAGACTACACCGCCTTTATGTTGCTGGGCGATTTGGTGGAGTATGGCGTGACCGACAAGATTTTCACAAATCCAACGGAGTCCCGCACGCAGGACTACATCACGGGTCGGTTCGGGTAA
- the phoU gene encoding Phosphate-specific transport system accessory protein PhoU: MGSLVEEMIHLAVTSLVDRKKEPLEKVYQNEKEVNQLHIEIDDRCFKLLALFQPTATDLRFIMGAIKINSDLERIGDQAVNISQTTEVLLRYPQLEKKLFDIPRMAELAKKMVKDSLDAYVKRDVELARAVVAKDAEEDKLKSEAFNILLQLMQSDSSAINRALSLILISRNFERIADHATNIAEDVIFMVLGKDIRHHSEDSEKTIPAAS; the protein is encoded by the coding sequence ATGGGAAGTCTCGTGGAAGAGATGATCCATTTGGCGGTGACAAGTTTGGTCGACCGCAAAAAAGAACCGCTCGAAAAAGTTTATCAGAACGAAAAAGAAGTCAATCAATTGCACATTGAGATTGATGATCGTTGTTTTAAGTTGTTGGCCCTGTTTCAACCGACGGCCACCGACCTCCGTTTTATCATGGGAGCGATCAAAATAAACTCCGATTTGGAGCGCATTGGTGACCAAGCTGTCAATATTTCGCAAACAACCGAGGTTTTGTTGCGTTATCCCCAACTCGAAAAGAAACTTTTCGATATTCCGCGCATGGCGGAACTCGCAAAAAAAATGGTCAAGGACAGCTTGGACGCCTATGTGAAGCGTGATGTTGAGTTGGCCAGGGCGGTCGTCGCCAAAGACGCGGAAGAAGACAAGTTGAAGAGTGAAGCCTTCAACATCCTTCTTCAACTCATGCAGTCTGATTCATCGGCGATCAATCGCGCGTTGAGCCTAATACTCATCTCCCGAAATTTTGAACGGATAGCCGATCACGCCACCAACATCGCCGAAGATGTGATCTTCATGGTGTTGGGGAAAGACATTCGACATCATTCGGAAGATTCGGAAAAAACCATTCCAGCCGCTTCCTAG
- the ppcA gene encoding Phosphoenolpyruvate carboxylase: MSDVHIIPRCMSTQHPDNANIPFFSHGPQLGSEEEVREAFYVYSTLGCDEQMWDHEGKEVDAHVVPKLLSQHSAFFRKKKLGKNIFLTLRVPNPDRERSSGKALLEIMESIPRSFDVARQFYRQDIAPIFEIILPMTTNAPELNRIWNYYRNYVAGKSDRPVLPGDITFKEWIGEFSPKSINVIPLIEDKPSLIHAHLIVEQYLQGKDIPFQRVFLARSDPAMTYGSTSAVLLIKLALHKLHQLELKLGLPIYPIVGLGSAPFRGNFKPTNVKSRLNGYPSVQTFTVQSAFKFDYPEELVRKAIGIIRKSRRRAPVAIEDEAVLLGVIEKISATYSRQVEKLNAHINGMARFVPPRRKRKLHTGLFGYTRAVAGKRLPRAISFCSSLYSWGLPPELLGLADLKPSEIKYIIEHYPNFLADMSDAMTFFDPQCLSALPPRVADEIRHTVRLLKVEVGSNIIHQSLTRAMRNLLAKNDTQNLPDLITQAAKERRFLG, encoded by the coding sequence ATGAGCGACGTACATATCATTCCAAGGTGCATGAGCACCCAACATCCCGATAATGCGAACATCCCTTTCTTTTCACACGGCCCTCAATTGGGGAGCGAAGAAGAAGTTCGTGAGGCGTTTTACGTATACAGCACGCTCGGGTGTGATGAGCAGATGTGGGACCATGAAGGTAAAGAGGTGGACGCCCATGTGGTTCCCAAGCTCTTAAGTCAACACAGTGCCTTCTTTAGGAAAAAGAAACTCGGTAAAAATATTTTTCTGACCCTGCGTGTTCCCAACCCCGACCGGGAACGGTCATCGGGGAAAGCCCTGCTTGAAATTATGGAAAGCATTCCCCGTTCTTTTGATGTGGCTCGCCAGTTTTACCGGCAAGACATCGCGCCCATTTTTGAAATTATTCTGCCGATGACCACCAATGCGCCGGAGTTGAACCGCATTTGGAACTATTATCGAAATTATGTGGCGGGGAAATCTGACCGGCCCGTATTGCCGGGGGATATCACGTTTAAGGAGTGGATCGGCGAGTTTTCTCCCAAATCAATTAATGTCATTCCGCTGATTGAAGATAAACCGTCTCTCATTCACGCACATTTGATTGTGGAACAATATCTTCAAGGAAAAGACATCCCGTTTCAACGTGTATTCCTCGCTCGTTCTGATCCGGCGATGACCTATGGTTCCACCAGCGCCGTCTTACTTATTAAGCTGGCGCTGCATAAACTGCATCAATTGGAGCTTAAGTTGGGCCTTCCCATTTATCCCATTGTGGGTTTGGGCTCGGCGCCATTTCGAGGGAATTTCAAACCCACCAATGTGAAAAGCCGGCTGAATGGGTATCCTTCTGTCCAAACTTTTACCGTACAGTCCGCCTTCAAATTTGATTATCCGGAGGAATTGGTTCGCAAGGCGATCGGAATTATTCGGAAATCACGACGTCGAGCCCCGGTGGCCATCGAGGATGAAGCGGTCTTGTTGGGCGTCATCGAGAAAATATCCGCAACCTATTCGCGTCAAGTCGAAAAACTTAACGCGCATATCAACGGCATGGCTCGTTTTGTCCCGCCCCGCCGAAAACGGAAACTTCACACGGGACTTTTCGGTTATACGCGGGCCGTGGCCGGCAAACGTCTGCCACGGGCCATTAGTTTTTGCTCATCGCTGTATTCTTGGGGTTTGCCACCCGAACTTTTGGGCCTGGCGGATTTAAAACCCTCCGAAATCAAATACATCATTGAGCATTATCCCAACTTTTTGGCGGACATGAGTGATGCCATGACGTTTTTTGATCCCCAATGTCTTTCGGCTTTGCCCCCTCGCGTGGCGGATGAGATTCGACACACCGTTCGCTTGCTCAAGGTTGAAGTGGGGAGCAATATCATTCATCAGTCGCTTACTCGCGCCATGAGAAATTTGCTCGCCAAAAACGACACCCAAAATCTACCCGATCTCATTACGCAAGCGGCGAAAGAACGCCGTTTTCTGGGATAA
- the tatA_2 gene encoding Sec-independent protein translocase protein TatA — MPNIGMGELLVILVIILVLFGAKRVPEVARSLGKSIKSFKDGLKEGMEDKSENKDDKK, encoded by the coding sequence ATGCCGAACATTGGCATGGGTGAATTGTTGGTCATTTTGGTGATCATATTGGTTCTGTTTGGCGCCAAGCGTGTGCCGGAAGTCGCGCGCAGTTTGGGGAAATCCATCAAGTCATTTAAAGATGGCTTGAAGGAAGGAATGGAAGACAAATCCGAAAATAAAGACGATAAAAAATAA